A part of Candidatus Eisenbacteria bacterium genomic DNA contains:
- a CDS encoding DUF4386 domain-containing protein yields the protein MDSTRSIRAGGWSLILGAISFMVVFAFLAARFDYPAVLDGPASTVLPKLLATGSTGRAVWAIYAFLPLVWIPAGVGAYHALRHTHPGAMFLALHTAIIAALSMMLGLMRWPSIHWQLAEHYTSADAIERSTIGTLFDGLNSYLGNYVGEFLGELSFSTFFLLSAWALLRSRAVPRWLAVVGFFTGVAGLVGMFRNVTSAVDMVAAVNNYLLPIWMIGLGIILLRWPPRAAPAAGA from the coding sequence GTGGACTCGACTAGATCGATTCGCGCCGGCGGCTGGAGCCTCATTCTCGGGGCCATCTCCTTCATGGTGGTCTTCGCGTTTCTCGCAGCACGCTTCGACTACCCGGCTGTCCTTGACGGGCCAGCAAGCACCGTGTTGCCGAAACTTCTGGCCACGGGCAGTACCGGCCGGGCTGTCTGGGCCATATATGCCTTCTTGCCACTCGTATGGATCCCGGCCGGGGTGGGCGCCTATCATGCTCTGCGCCATACTCATCCTGGCGCCATGTTCCTTGCCCTTCACACGGCGATTATCGCCGCACTGAGCATGATGTTGGGTCTGATGCGGTGGCCGAGCATTCACTGGCAGTTGGCAGAGCATTACACCTCGGCTGATGCCATCGAGCGTAGTACCATTGGCACTCTGTTCGACGGGCTGAACTCATACCTCGGCAATTATGTCGGAGAGTTCCTCGGCGAGCTCAGCTTCAGCACGTTCTTCCTGCTGTCGGCGTGGGCGTTGTTACGTTCCCGGGCCGTGCCCCGCTGGCTTGCAGTTGTGGGGTTCTTCACCGGGGTAGCGGGTCTGGTCGGCATGTTCCGCAATGTCACATCCGCCGTGGACATGGTGGCAGCCGTGAACAATTACCTTCTACCAATCTGGATGATCGGGCTGGGCATCATACTTCTCCGGTGGCCTCCACGTGCAGCCCCGGCGGCGGGCGCCTAA
- a CDS encoding ankyrin repeat domain-containing protein, protein MKPEELLERIVDGRTDLVWDYVAQGHAATSVAADGLPLVRWCAYYGDVSAMRFLLDRGESLSPLGQNHGLHGAAFHGHWQLCEFLIEQGADVNRAAEDTGEAPLHAALCTPRRGAHDLVLRVLLARGADPHRVTKPGATTGAFMRDCRTKGETPLHRAAAFGSEDAIDLLLRAGAAREAKDMNGDTPLSWASWYVRPDSILRRLCYGTYTIHPDRTTMQAALLGRPHEQP, encoded by the coding sequence ATGAAGCCGGAAGAACTGCTCGAGCGTATCGTCGACGGCCGCACCGACTTGGTTTGGGACTATGTTGCTCAAGGCCACGCCGCGACCTCTGTAGCCGCCGACGGCCTACCGCTCGTGCGGTGGTGTGCATACTACGGAGACGTGAGCGCGATGCGGTTCCTCCTGGACCGCGGCGAGTCGTTGTCGCCGCTCGGGCAGAACCATGGACTGCACGGCGCGGCCTTCCATGGCCATTGGCAACTCTGTGAGTTCTTGATCGAGCAGGGGGCCGACGTCAATAGAGCCGCGGAAGACACCGGCGAGGCCCCGCTGCATGCCGCGCTGTGCACACCCCGTCGTGGCGCGCACGACCTCGTCCTGCGCGTCTTGCTGGCCCGCGGTGCGGACCCTCATCGTGTGACGAAGCCCGGGGCCACGACCGGGGCGTTCATGCGGGATTGCCGAACCAAGGGTGAGACGCCTCTGCATCGTGCTGCTGCCTTCGGTTCGGAAGATGCGATCGACCTACTCCTTCGTGCGGGTGCAGCACGCGAAGCGAAGGACATGAACGGCGATACGCCGCTCAGTTGGGCAAGTTGGTACGTGCGCCCTGACTCGATCCTGAGGCGATTGTGCTACGGGACGTATACGATTCACCCCGACAGAACGACAATGCAGGCAGCCCTGCTCGGGAGACCCCATGAGCAGCCATGA
- a CDS encoding 2'-5' RNA ligase family protein, translating to MTYNPVQHALIRAHVTLCREDEVTDWREVAQRLTAVGPIAITLAFGAPVRDGHLVTLPATGSTASFDHLRAILLSRPDAPVRKHAPHITVIHPRNGVCSDEAFAAILEGQPPFTVTFREVTLIAQVDGGVWQDSVLGRDHS from the coding sequence ATGACCTACAACCCCGTCCAGCACGCACTGATCCGTGCGCATGTCACCCTCTGCCGTGAGGATGAGGTCACGGACTGGCGCGAGGTGGCCCAGCGTCTCACGGCTGTCGGACCGATCGCGATCACCCTGGCGTTTGGCGCCCCGGTGCGGGACGGCCACCTCGTGACCTTGCCGGCAACGGGGTCCACCGCGTCCTTCGATCACCTGAGAGCCATCCTGCTCTCCCGACCCGACGCGCCGGTCCGAAAGCATGCGCCGCACATTACCGTGATACATCCTCGAAATGGCGTCTGCTCGGACGAGGCCTTTGCAGCGATCCTGGAGGGCCAGCCCCCCTTCACCGTCACCTTTCGGGAGGTCACCCTGATCGCTCAGGTGGATGGCGGAGTGTGGCAGGATAGCGTCCTCGGGAGAGATCATTCGTAG
- a CDS encoding cupin domain-containing protein, whose translation MRVNPSDETIKIGPLGIRFLLTSDDSNGGASVFEMLVPVGQKLAAPAHKNDAYEEIIYGIEGVLAWTVDGTPIEVGPGQALCIPRGAVHRFDNLGSVDAKQLVLITPAIMGPAYFREAAEVIGAAAGGPPDRAKMMDVFKRHGMTVAPPPLGK comes from the coding sequence ATGAGAGTCAATCCCTCCGATGAGACCATCAAGATTGGTCCCCTCGGGATTCGGTTCCTCCTCACGAGCGATGATTCCAACGGCGGCGCGTCGGTGTTCGAGATGCTCGTACCCGTTGGACAAAAGCTGGCGGCACCGGCCCACAAGAATGACGCCTACGAGGAGATCATCTACGGCATTGAGGGCGTTCTTGCCTGGACAGTGGACGGCACGCCCATCGAGGTTGGCCCTGGACAGGCGCTGTGCATCCCACGAGGCGCGGTGCACCGTTTCGACAATCTCGGCAGCGTGGACGCGAAACAACTCGTTCTCATAACTCCTGCGATCATGGGGCCCGCGTACTTCCGCGAAGCTGCCGAGGTAATCGGCGCCGCGGCGGGCGGCCCGCCCGACCGCGCGAAGATGATGGATGTCTTCAAGCGACACGGCATGACCGTGGCCCCGCCTCCGCTTGGCAAGTAG
- a CDS encoding nuclear transport factor 2 family protein, with protein sequence MTSEAKNVDLVRALYSAFAAKDIPSILTLLSEDVEWGEPENPFNPAGGTRRGHPGFLEWITIGKNAEEILVLAPGQMLTDADSVAVVGHMKCRAISTGKVYESDFVHLVTVRDGKISRFQEFFDTYIAGEAFRP encoded by the coding sequence GTGACTTCCGAAGCGAAGAACGTTGATCTGGTGCGCGCTCTATACTCTGCGTTCGCTGCCAAGGACATACCGAGTATCCTTACTCTCCTCTCGGAGGACGTTGAATGGGGCGAGCCTGAGAATCCATTCAATCCCGCCGGTGGCACAAGAAGGGGACACCCCGGCTTTCTGGAGTGGATCACTATCGGGAAGAACGCGGAAGAGATCCTCGTTCTCGCACCGGGACAGATGCTGACGGATGCCGATTCAGTTGCTGTTGTCGGTCACATGAAGTGCCGCGCCATATCAACCGGCAAGGTCTACGAGTCCGATTTTGTTCACCTCGTCACGGTCCGCGACGGAAAGATCAGCCGGTTTCAGGAGTTCTTCGACACGTACATTGCGGGCGAGGCGTTCCGTCCATGA
- a CDS encoding DUF4260 domain-containing protein, which yields MSHETGSVTGGPRLLLRLEGLAVLVLAVALYARSGSSWWLFGALILAPDLALLGYFASPRVGAIAYNALHTFLGPTVVIAFCRGAGTGTAVALIWAAHIGMDRSIGLGLKYAAGFRFTHLGSVGASDGTRHTD from the coding sequence ATGAGTCACGAGACCGGATCCGTGACCGGTGGGCCGCGCCTCCTGCTTCGCTTGGAAGGGCTTGCGGTCCTGGTGCTCGCGGTGGCCCTCTACGCGCGAAGCGGGAGCTCCTGGTGGCTGTTCGGCGCACTGATCCTCGCGCCTGACCTGGCCCTGCTCGGATACTTCGCCAGCCCGCGCGTCGGGGCCATCGCCTACAACGCGCTTCACACATTTCTAGGACCTACGGTTGTGATTGCCTTCTGTCGGGGTGCAGGGACCGGTACCGCGGTCGCGCTCATCTGGGCGGCGCACATCGGCATGGATCGTTCGATCGGACTCGGACTCAAGTACGCGGCGGGATTCCGGTTCACGCACCTTGGGTCCGTCGGGGCTAGCGACGGCACACGACACACTGACTAA
- a CDS encoding N-acetyltransferase has translation MVTNVRSELASDHDAVRQIHTAAFARPTEASLVHKLRGSSGSISLVATEAGGVVGHILFTAAKVMGKQFRVAGLGPMAVSPARQRSGIGSELVLRGLEACRIAGYEAVVVVGHAEYYPRFGFQRGSSFELRCQFDVPDEVFMATELQPGALSGGGDLQYAPEFSQA, from the coding sequence CTGGTGACCAACGTGCGATCCGAGTTGGCTTCGGACCACGACGCGGTCCGTCAGATCCATACGGCAGCCTTCGCGAGGCCAACCGAGGCCTCGCTGGTCCACAAGTTGCGCGGGTCCTCGGGCAGCATCTCGCTGGTAGCAACTGAGGCCGGTGGGGTCGTCGGCCACATCCTGTTCACGGCCGCGAAGGTCATGGGGAAGCAATTCCGTGTGGCGGGGCTGGGTCCCATGGCCGTCAGTCCGGCGCGGCAGCGAAGCGGCATCGGTTCGGAGTTAGTCCTGCGCGGGCTGGAGGCCTGCCGTATCGCGGGATACGAGGCAGTCGTGGTCGTGGGCCATGCCGAGTACTACCCACGCTTCGGGTTTCAGCGCGGCAGCAGCTTCGAGCTACGGTGTCAGTTCGACGTCCCGGACGAGGTGTTCATGGCCACAGAGTTGCAGCCTGGGGCCTTGTCAGGCGGTGGCGACCTACAATATGCGCCAGAGTTTTCACAGGCATAG
- a CDS encoding nuclear transport factor 2 family protein: protein MSRNIETVNTYLDGFRKNDHEQILSCLTDDIEWTVFGAFHLTGKAAYDKAIDGAPEFIDPPELEVVRMVEQGDVVMAELTGKAKRARGGEMRMSMAEVFVMRGGKIAERRAWVIVLTENDYR from the coding sequence ATGTCGCGAAACATCGAGACCGTAAACACCTACCTGGACGGCTTTCGCAAGAATGATCACGAGCAAATCCTGTCCTGCCTGACTGACGACATCGAGTGGACCGTGTTCGGCGCCTTCCATCTGACCGGCAAAGCGGCCTACGACAAGGCCATCGACGGGGCGCCTGAGTTCATCGACCCCCCCGAGCTGGAGGTCGTCCGCATGGTTGAGCAGGGGGACGTCGTCATGGCAGAACTCACCGGCAAGGCGAAGCGCGCCCGGGGCGGCGAGATGCGCATGTCGATGGCCGAGGTGTTCGTCATGCGCGGCGGCAAGATCGCTGAACGCCGCGCCTGGGTGATCGTTCTCACGGAGAACGATTACCGCTGA
- a CDS encoding DUF45 domain-containing protein, whose protein sequence is MQSATQHRIRLRGRVVDYRLVRSKAARKLRVRVGPNGVEVVQPSRRNGEEVAEFLSTNRDWILDQLERAERLRGARRPAQRRVGEILFRGEPTRVRVEMTPSRSAGNIVRLVDSEIVVSRGPRSRTPVARSLECWLRREARRAIERHLVAVMGRLGQRRRRVYVMGQRTKWGNCSALRNLSFNWRLILAPDYVLRYLVTHEAVHLAVPDHSAKFWLTVQGLCSDTEKAKQWLCRHQAHLQVELAIILDGAPKGGRLTTACS, encoded by the coding sequence ATGCAGTCCGCGACTCAGCATCGGATCCGGCTCCGCGGCCGCGTGGTGGACTACCGGCTGGTCCGCTCGAAGGCCGCCCGCAAGCTGCGCGTCCGGGTGGGGCCGAACGGAGTCGAGGTCGTGCAGCCGAGTCGGCGCAACGGTGAGGAAGTCGCGGAGTTCCTTTCGACCAACAGGGACTGGATCCTCGATCAGCTCGAGCGAGCGGAGCGGTTGCGCGGTGCACGGCGGCCGGCACAGCGCCGTGTCGGCGAGATCCTCTTCAGAGGCGAGCCGACCCGGGTTCGGGTCGAGATGACCCCATCGCGCTCAGCAGGCAACATCGTTCGCCTGGTCGACAGCGAGATCGTCGTGTCGCGCGGCCCACGCTCGCGCACCCCTGTCGCGCGCAGCCTCGAGTGCTGGCTACGTCGTGAGGCCCGCCGGGCGATCGAGAGACATCTCGTGGCGGTGATGGGCCGCCTGGGTCAGCGCCGGCGGCGTGTGTACGTGATGGGCCAACGCACCAAGTGGGGCAACTGTTCGGCGCTCAGGAACCTCTCGTTCAACTGGAGACTCATCCTCGCGCCCGACTACGTGCTCCGATACCTCGTGACGCACGAAGCCGTCCACCTGGCCGTCCCGGACCATTCCGCGAAGTTCTGGCTGACCGTGCAGGGCCTTTGCAGCGACACGGAGAAGGCCAAGCAATGGCTGTGCAGACATCAAGCGCACCTGCAGGTCGAGTTGGCGATCATTCTGGATGGGGCGCCCAAGGGCGGGCGTCTAACAACAGCATGCAGCTGA
- a CDS encoding molybdopterin-dependent oxidoreductase — translation MADKPRTAATPQPPSGSERVSPQAVSQLRKRLIKGEDVVDSKTWAGSIPTAFGIAPHLRFGASRWFNLVWLLPLGWVLLLLGVAMAQYLRGIPAVEAFVQSHPGAGFATTFAAPMPAWLRVQHFLNLFLLCFIIRAGAQILADHPRLYWTRHSTPGKEWLRMQTQVPSTPLWTAKQDSLTLPGHLGLPGIRHSIGLARWWHLGMDTLWLANGLVFYVLLFATGEWRRIVPTNWHVFPDAASVLLQYLSLSWPANDSWVAYNGLQMLAYFITVFIAAPLAFVTGLGMSPALSTRFHGVSKRLSIQTARSLHFLVLCWFLFFIFIHVTLVFATGMLRNLNHIYAGTDANGWVGFVIFAGSMVVVAIAWVAATPLTLRHPRWVQRGGYALIGPAQRLFEHLDSKPGTYAEKDISPYFWHNGEYPETLEYQALFDNHFADYRLRIGGLVANPVALSLEQLRDLPHHEQITQHFCIQGWSGIAKWGGVSMQSILDLVKPKAEAKWVVFYSLGDGADGGRYYDAHPIEQMRYQLTMLAYDMNGEPLSYGHGAPLRLRNEVQLGFKQVKWIAGIEFVARFSEIGGGHGGYNEDHEFYGYRQSI, via the coding sequence ATGGCAGACAAACCGCGAACGGCCGCCACGCCCCAGCCGCCCTCTGGGTCGGAGCGCGTCTCACCGCAGGCGGTGAGCCAGCTGCGCAAGCGGCTCATCAAGGGCGAGGACGTCGTCGACTCGAAGACCTGGGCCGGCTCCATCCCGACCGCCTTCGGGATCGCGCCCCATCTGCGATTCGGCGCGAGCCGATGGTTCAACCTGGTGTGGCTGCTTCCGCTGGGTTGGGTGTTGCTGCTGCTCGGAGTCGCCATGGCGCAGTACCTGCGCGGCATTCCCGCCGTCGAGGCGTTCGTGCAGAGTCATCCCGGCGCGGGCTTCGCAACCACCTTTGCCGCGCCGATGCCGGCCTGGTTGCGCGTCCAGCACTTCCTCAACTTGTTCCTCCTCTGCTTCATCATCCGGGCCGGCGCGCAAATCCTCGCCGATCATCCCAGACTCTACTGGACGCGACACTCGACGCCTGGGAAGGAGTGGCTCCGGATGCAGACGCAGGTTCCATCCACTCCGCTCTGGACGGCGAAACAGGACTCCCTCACGCTGCCCGGGCATCTTGGGCTGCCGGGCATCCGTCATTCGATCGGGCTGGCCCGATGGTGGCACCTCGGCATGGACACGCTGTGGCTCGCGAACGGACTTGTTTTCTACGTGCTGCTCTTCGCGACCGGAGAATGGCGCCGGATCGTCCCGACGAACTGGCACGTGTTCCCCGATGCCGCCTCGGTTCTGCTTCAGTACCTGTCCTTGAGTTGGCCGGCCAACGACAGCTGGGTCGCGTACAACGGCCTCCAGATGCTCGCCTACTTCATCACGGTCTTCATCGCGGCGCCGCTCGCGTTCGTGACCGGGCTGGGCATGTCACCCGCGCTCTCGACCCGGTTCCATGGCGTCAGCAAGAGGCTCAGCATCCAGACCGCCCGCTCGCTGCACTTCCTGGTCCTGTGCTGGTTCCTCTTCTTCATTTTCATTCACGTCACCCTGGTCTTCGCCACCGGCATGTTGCGCAACTTGAACCACATCTATGCAGGGACCGACGCGAACGGTTGGGTCGGTTTCGTCATCTTCGCCGGCTCGATGGTGGTCGTCGCGATCGCGTGGGTGGCGGCCACGCCCTTGACGCTGCGACACCCGCGCTGGGTTCAGAGAGGCGGGTATGCGCTGATCGGCCCGGCGCAACGCCTCTTCGAGCACCTCGATTCCAAGCCGGGGACCTACGCGGAGAAGGACATCTCGCCGTACTTCTGGCACAACGGCGAGTATCCCGAGACGCTGGAGTATCAGGCGCTCTTCGACAACCATTTCGCCGACTACCGGCTGCGCATCGGGGGGCTCGTCGCGAATCCCGTCGCGTTGAGCCTCGAGCAGTTGCGGGACCTTCCGCACCACGAGCAAATTACCCAGCACTTCTGCATCCAGGGCTGGTCGGGCATCGCCAAATGGGGTGGCGTCTCGATGCAGAGCATCCTCGATCTCGTCAAGCCGAAGGCGGAGGCGAAGTGGGTGGTGTTCTACTCGCTCGGCGACGGCGCCGACGGGGGTCGTTACTACGACGCGCACCCCATCGAGCAGATGCGGTATCAGTTGACGATGCTCGCCTACGACATGAACGGAGAACCGCTCTCCTATGGCCACGGCGCGCCGCTTCGACTGCGCAACGAGGTCCAACTCGGCTTTAAGCAGGTGAAGTGGATCGCCGGCATCGAGTTTGTTGCCCGCTTCTCCGAAATCGGTGGCGGCCACGGCGGGTACAACGAAGACCACGAATTCTACGGGTATCGGCAGTCGATCTGA